In a genomic window of Zootoca vivipara chromosome 5, rZooViv1.1, whole genome shotgun sequence:
- the ZFYVE27 gene encoding protrudin produces MQVPEREGGATTGNGLDSPTASDSQPVSPLPPKPPSLDLFNLVVSYKRLELYFEPLQDIAEGVWFLLSWQMPLCSLLTCLGLNFLLLTLSEAAWYGLCVLLISVPAMLGYLQETCRIRLSEEELARRRYHSVRREDVRKVQLARHEAVAEVKGFLIQLEALLNRLCGSCEAVYRVIYWENPSLSSQFYGMLMASVCALYLLPLCWVFVLLNNALFLGNVAFYQVLLELKSAVEQRLGLKPVSRTPEPVELEAGEVGSGSLPDRTPTPTSTEDLTPGSVEEAEEAEPDDEFKDAIEEDDDVSHCSAEFDMGLPDNPFMMSKNEVIRSRVSRLTERLRKRYPTNNLGNCASCSATFSVLKKRRSCSNCGNSFCSRCCSFKVPKSYMGATAPDAQRETVFVCGQCNQALVK; encoded by the exons ATGCAGGTTCCAGAGCGTGAGGGTGGAGCGACCACAGGGAATGGACTGGACAGCCCCACGGCTTCCGATTCCCAGCCAGTTTCTCCTTTGCCACCCAAGCCCCCTTCCTTGGATCTCTTCAATCTAGTAGTATCCTACAAGCGACTGGAGCTGTACTTTGAACCACTGCAGGATATTGCGGAAGGGGTGTGGTTCCTCCTCAG CTGGCAGATGCCTCTCTGCTCCCTCCTTACTTGCCTGGGCCTCAACTTTCTGCTGCTGACTCTTAGTGAAG CTGCGTGGTATGGGCTTTGCGTCCTACTGATCTCGGTGCCAGCCATGCTGGGCTACCTGCAGGAGACCTGCCGCATCCGCCTGAGTGAAGAAGAGCTGGCACGTCGTAGGTACCACAGCGTGCGGCGTGAGGATGTGAGGAAAGTTCAGCTTGCACGACATGAGGCTGTGGCTGAAGTGAAGGGCTT CTTAATCCAATTAGAGGCCCTCTTGAACCGGCTGTGTGGCAGTTGTGAGGCTGTCTACCGTGTCATCTACTGGGAGAACCCTTCTCTCTCTTCACA GTTTTATGGGATGCTGATGGCTTCCGTTTGTGCTCTGTACCTGCTGCCATTATGTTGGGTCTTTGTGCTGCTCAATAATGCTCTTTTCTTGGGTAACGTGGCATTTTATCAAG TGTTGCTGGAGCTGAAATCTGCTGTAGAGCAGCGTTTGGGCCTCAAGCCCGTTTCTAGGACTCCAGAGCCAGtggagctggaagctggagaagTCGGGTCTGGATCCCTGCCAGACCGGACACCTACGCCCACTAGTACCGAG GATTTGACCCCTGGCAGTGTGGAGGAAGCAGAGGAGGCAGAGCCTGATGATGAATTCAAGGATGCTATTGAG GAGGATGATGACGTCTCCCACTGCTCAGCGGAATTCGACATGGGCCTTCCTGACAACCCCTTCATGATGAGCAAGAACGAGGTGATTCGCAGCAGGGTGTCACGGCTGACGGAGCGGCTGCGGAAGCGCTACCCAACCAACAATCTCG ggaactgtgcaagctgttCAGCCACTTTCTCTGTGTTAAAGAAGAGG cGGAGCTGCAGCAACTGTGGGAACAGTTTCTGCTCCAGGTGCTGTTCCTTCAAAGTTCCCAAGAGCTACATGGGGGCTACAG CCCCTGATGCCCAGCGGGAGACCGTCTTTGTCTGCGGGCAGTGCAACCAAGCGCTCGTCAAGTGA
- the SFRP5 gene encoding secreted frizzled-related protein 5 → MMSPCPWNALGTVLLVLVQGWALSVSQEYDYYSWQSDNFQHGRFYTKQPQCVDIPADLQLCHNVGYKRMRLPNLLEHESMPEVKQQASSWVPLLAKRCHSDTQLFLCSLFAPVCLDRPIYPCRSLCEVVRDSCAPVMESYGFPWPDMLNCNKFPFDNDLCIAVQFGNSQATQPPVSKICTQCEMEHKADGIMEQMCSSDFVVKMRIKEIKKENGERRLVAAQKKKKLLKVGPLKRKDTKKLVLHMKNAGACPCPQLDDLSGSFLVMGRKVGGRLLVLAIYRWEKKNKEMKFAVKFMFSYPCSMHYPFFYGADPH, encoded by the exons ATGATGTCACCCTGCCCATGGAATGCCCTGGGCACTGTGCTGCTGGTTCTGGTGCAGGGCTGGGCGCTGTCCGTGAGTCAGGAGTACGACTACTACAGCTGGCAATCCGACAACTTCCAGCATGGACGCTTCTACACTAAGCAGCCCCAGTGCGTGGACATCCCGGCCGACCTGCAGCTCTGCCACAATGTGGGCTACAAGCGCATGCGTCTCCCTAACCTGCTGGAGCACGAATCCATGCCAGAGGTAAAGCAGCAAGCCAGCAGCTGGGTGCCCCTGCTGGCCAAGCGGTGCCATTCCGACACACAGCTTTTCCTGTGCTCCCTCTTTGCACCTGTCTGCCTGGACCGGCCCATCTACCCATGCCGATCGCTGTGCGAGGTGGTGCGCGACTCGTGCGCTCCTGTCATGGAATCCTACGGCTTCCCTTGGCCTGACATGCTCAACTGCAACAAGTTTCCCTTCGACAACGACCTGTGCATCGCTGTGCAGTTTGGAAACAGCCAGGCAACTCAGCCACCAG TGTCAAAGATCTGCACCCAATGTGAGATGGAGCACAAGGCAGATGGCATCATGGAACAAATGTGTTCTAGTGACTTTG TGGTGAAGATGCGCATCAAGGAGATCAAGAAAGAGAATGGGGAGAGGCGATTGGTGGctgcacagaagaagaagaagctgctcaAAGTGGGGCCGTTGAAGCGCAAGGACACCAAGAAGCTGGTGCTGCACATGAAGAACGCAGgtgcctgcccctgcccccagctTGATGACCTCAGCGGCAGCTTTCTGGTGATGGGGCGAAAGGTGGGTGGGCGGTTGCTAGTCCTGGCCATTTACCGCTGGGAGAAGAAGAATAAGGAGATGAAATTTGCTGTCAAATTCATGTTCTCCTACCCTTGTTCCATGCACTACCCCTTCTTCTATGGGGCAGACCCCCACTGA